In Musa acuminata AAA Group cultivar baxijiao chromosome BXJ2-3, Cavendish_Baxijiao_AAA, whole genome shotgun sequence, the following proteins share a genomic window:
- the LOC135607514 gene encoding uncharacterized protein LOC135607514 has protein sequence MASSSSSPSSKGWTSAKVSRIASRVYFVLIIFQIPLFRIPCRSGMCTTPIQVTSSQLIANEIFPPSVVKALLYPGAVVQGLITNMALPSWSGLLDMYNLTEAKNAAPNVDLQRLEVLAGSYFSVAGALVGLINPGRMTLFGTLLIVWGLVKEGVLGKVANADLYVYPTILVALVCAFSSINYKANKAVMRGQAAAAIAKPLKSSAKSKLK, from the exons ATGGCTTCCTCTTCGTCGTCGCCGTCGTCGAAGGGATGGACGAGCGCCAAAGTCTCCCGCATCGCCTCTCGCGTCTACTTCGTCCTCATTATCTTTCAAATCCCTCTTTTCAG GATCCCATGCAGATCGGGGATGTGTACAACACCGATACAAGTGACATCTTCACAATTGATCGCAAATGAAATATTCCCTCCATCTGTCGTGAAGGCTCTCCTGTACCCTGGAGCCGTCGTCCAGGGTCTCATTACCAACATGGCCTTGCCAAGCTGGAGCGGTTTGCTCGACATGTATAACCTGACAGAAGCGAAAAATGCAGCGCCAAATGTGGATCTCCAGCGTCTAGAG GTTCTTGCAGGTAGCTACTTCTCCGTAGCAGGGGCACTAGTTGGTCTGATAAATCCCGGCAGGATGACCTTATTCGGAACACTTCTCATTGTTTGGGGCCTTGTGAAAGAAGGTGTGCTTGGAAAAGTAGCAAATGCAGATCTCTATGTCTACCCGACGATTCTGGTAGCACTAGTTTGTGCTTTCTCATCCATCAATTACAAGGCGAACAAGGCGGTGATGAGAGGTCAGGCTGCTGCAGCCATTGCTAAACCGTTGAAGAGTTCTGCCAAGTCGAAGCTTAAATAG